The Micromonospora sp. Llam0 genome contains a region encoding:
- the ltrA gene encoding group II intron reverse transcriptase/maturase: MTTTTAPTGKLDTVVPAGTVVNGPEGERFDWETVDWSSVEASVRRLRQRIFTASRAGDLKKVRNLQKLMLRSWANTLLSVRRTTQVNAGRKTAGIDGRVALHPEDRADLARWVHHEAALWTARPVKRVFIPKADGRQRPLGIPVIVDRVLQAQVVNALEPEWEAKFEPKSYGFRPGRGCHDAIGAIYQSVRGPRAKRLWALDADLKAAFDRIDHQHLLTSLGDFPARKAIAGWLKAGVVDKGRWSPTGEGTPQGGVVSPLLLNIALHGLEQAAGVRYRQVRSNAEVLMGHPLVVRYADDFVVLCHTRGEAEEVKARLAAWLTPRGLAFNEDKTAIVRLEDGFDFLGFNVRRYRGKLLIKPSDAAVRRIRGRLRTEMRALRGANVAVIVCAINPIVRGWAAYYRTAVSSEVFRRLDHYLWQLTYRWALRRHPNKPKRWIVARYFGRFNPSRGTRWVFGDRDSGVYLLKFRWTKIVRHQMVIGSASIDDPALTDYWNARRRRSRSSLPVNRLTLNLLQAQDGRCGYCDDLLLHADRQPQSPQQWEQWLRGFRKAISRKAIVAGDGGPDDQPRLVHAYCRRRRTPAADVSPAPRETREPVGLA, from the coding sequence ATGACGACGACAACCGCACCGACGGGCAAGTTGGACACCGTTGTGCCTGCGGGCACGGTGGTGAACGGACCTGAGGGCGAGCGCTTCGACTGGGAGACCGTTGACTGGTCCTCGGTCGAGGCGTCCGTACGGCGTCTGCGACAACGGATCTTCACGGCGTCGCGGGCAGGGGACCTCAAGAAGGTCCGCAACTTGCAGAAGTTGATGCTGCGGTCGTGGGCGAACACGCTGTTGAGCGTGCGGCGCACGACGCAGGTCAACGCTGGCCGCAAGACCGCCGGGATCGACGGGCGCGTCGCGTTGCACCCGGAAGACCGCGCCGATCTGGCGCGGTGGGTGCACCATGAGGCGGCCTTGTGGACAGCCCGGCCGGTCAAGCGGGTGTTCATCCCGAAGGCCGATGGCCGGCAGCGCCCACTCGGCATCCCGGTCATCGTTGACCGGGTGCTCCAAGCGCAGGTCGTCAATGCGCTGGAACCCGAGTGGGAAGCCAAGTTCGAGCCGAAGTCGTACGGCTTTCGGCCCGGACGCGGTTGCCACGACGCGATCGGCGCCATATACCAGTCCGTGCGAGGGCCCCGAGCCAAGCGGCTGTGGGCGCTGGACGCGGACCTCAAGGCGGCGTTCGATCGCATCGACCACCAGCACCTGCTGACGTCTCTCGGCGATTTCCCAGCGAGGAAAGCAATTGCCGGGTGGCTGAAAGCCGGAGTGGTGGATAAGGGGCGATGGTCCCCGACCGGGGAAGGCACTCCCCAAGGCGGGGTTGTCAGCCCATTGCTGCTGAATATCGCGCTGCACGGGTTAGAGCAAGCCGCAGGTGTCCGATATCGTCAAGTCCGCTCGAACGCGGAAGTGTTGATGGGGCACCCGCTGGTGGTCAGATATGCCGATGACTTCGTCGTCTTATGCCATACACGTGGTGAGGCGGAAGAAGTCAAGGCGCGGCTGGCCGCATGGCTGACGCCGAGAGGGTTGGCTTTCAACGAGGACAAAACGGCGATTGTCCGCCTCGAAGACGGTTTCGACTTTCTCGGATTCAACGTCCGCCGCTATCGCGGCAAGCTGCTGATCAAACCCAGCGACGCGGCCGTGAGACGCATCCGGGGCAGGCTGCGCACCGAGATGAGGGCTCTGCGAGGAGCCAACGTCGCGGTGATCGTCTGCGCGATCAACCCGATCGTGCGCGGCTGGGCGGCCTACTACCGGACGGCGGTGTCCAGTGAGGTTTTCCGCCGGCTGGACCACTACCTGTGGCAGTTGACCTACAGGTGGGCGCTACGCCGCCACCCGAACAAGCCGAAGCGCTGGATCGTTGCCCGCTACTTCGGCAGGTTCAACCCGTCCCGCGGAACGCGGTGGGTGTTCGGCGACCGCGACAGCGGCGTCTACCTGCTCAAGTTCCGCTGGACGAAGATTGTCCGGCACCAGATGGTCATTGGATCGGCGTCCATCGACGACCCGGCCCTGACCGACTACTGGAACGCCCGGCGTCGCCGCAGTCGATCGTCGCTCCCGGTCAACCGCCTCACCCTGAACCTGCTACAGGCACAGGACGGGCGGTGCGGCTACTGCGATGACCTGCTGTTACACGCCGACCGGCAGCCACAGAGCCCACAACAGTGGGAACAATGGCTACGCGGATTCCGCAAGGCGATCAGCCGCAAGGCCATCGTCGCAGGAGACGGCGGTCCGGACGATCAACCGCGTCTCGTCCACGCTTACTGCCGGCGGCGGCGAACGCCCGCCGCCGACGTGAGCCCAGCACCGCGAGAGACCCGCGAGCCCGTTGGGCTTGCTTGA
- a CDS encoding MarR family winged helix-turn-helix transcriptional regulator: MTDSTKKTSTLERVLTALAELGPATAANIGKSTGIAYPTTTPKLRELENAGHAERIRTEQRTTLWQLTDTGKAAAAAVAACSTSTQTPSAASTDDDDQAGGESQQRANLRPEVEPELGAGVPAEDQVPGEPPADQQTRDSAAETDQPSPTPAEAAGPVGTAEQVAAPQAEPDPDPTPELETAPAPKTEPGASRSGATQDQPTREPRADDRIGESETESTEDIEHQGSGASTQERDGRRKPAQPRRRKGELRDEVLALLQRNPDTAYKVGEICKLINQAHDGTQVNPASAGAVANALDKLVIAGNVTRLDTKVATYQAD; this comes from the coding sequence ATGACCGACAGCACCAAGAAAACATCCACCCTGGAGCGGGTGCTGACCGCGCTCGCCGAACTCGGCCCGGCCACCGCCGCAAACATCGGCAAGTCCACCGGCATCGCCTACCCCACGACCACCCCCAAACTGCGAGAGCTGGAAAACGCGGGCCACGCCGAGCGGATTCGCACCGAGCAGCGCACGACGCTGTGGCAGTTGACCGACACCGGCAAAGCGGCAGCCGCGGCGGTCGCAGCCTGCAGCACCAGCACGCAGACGCCATCCGCTGCCTCAACGGATGACGACGACCAGGCCGGGGGCGAGTCACAGCAGCGAGCCAACCTCCGCCCGGAGGTGGAACCGGAACTCGGCGCGGGAGTACCCGCCGAGGACCAGGTACCTGGTGAACCGCCAGCCGACCAACAGACCCGCGACTCCGCAGCGGAGACCGACCAGCCCAGCCCAACGCCAGCGGAAGCGGCAGGCCCAGTCGGGACGGCCGAGCAGGTCGCCGCACCGCAGGCCGAGCCCGACCCGGATCCGACGCCCGAGCTGGAGACCGCACCAGCGCCGAAAACCGAACCAGGGGCGTCACGCAGCGGGGCTACTCAGGACCAGCCGACCCGTGAACCGCGCGCCGACGACCGTATCGGCGAATCGGAGACCGAATCGACGGAGGACATCGAACACCAGGGATCTGGAGCCAGCACACAGGAGCGCGACGGCCGTCGGAAGCCGGCCCAGCCCCGACGCCGCAAGGGGGAACTCCGCGACGAGGTGCTGGCGCTGCTGCAACGCAACCCGGACACCGCCTACAAGGTCGGGGAGATCTGCAAGCTGATCAACCAGGCCCACGACGGCACCCAGGTCAACCCGGCCAGCGCGGGGGCAGTGGCCAACGCCCTCGACAAGCTCGTCATCGCCGGCAACGTCACGCGACTCGACACCAAGGTCGCGACCTACCAGGCCGATTAG
- a CDS encoding Lsr2 family protein, which yields MATRTTSVVYDDFDGSTDDIGTYRFAFNGVLYEIDLSRPNFDRMAAAFQPFITAARRLPKSTVRKQTRHDTNTDRRALNARIRQWWATHRQKHNLPEPRTRGAIPPAVRDAYNSAH from the coding sequence ATGGCCACCAGAACCACCAGCGTCGTCTACGACGACTTCGACGGATCCACCGACGACATTGGGACCTACCGGTTCGCTTTCAACGGCGTGCTGTACGAGATCGACCTGTCCCGCCCCAACTTCGACCGGATGGCCGCAGCCTTCCAGCCCTTCATCACCGCCGCCCGCCGCCTGCCGAAGTCGACGGTGAGAAAGCAGACCCGGCACGACACCAACACCGATCGCCGCGCCCTCAACGCCCGCATCCGGCAGTGGTGGGCCACGCACCGGCAGAAGCACAACCTGCCCGAGCCCAGGACCCGAGGGGCGATCCCTCCGGCCGTCCGTGACGCCTACAACAGCGCCCACTAG
- a CDS encoding FAD-dependent monooxygenase gives MDSNPALAARTTGAGLRRLTIAVIGGSLTGPVTALLLLRAGFDVMVYEATPASAPLGGGLIGLEHTALDVLDRLDIPQREFIAYDSETIRQVAIRDRQPEQTVLRTYPGRNTTWTLLHRALAARVPAGVLRKGTRVTGLTEDAGRPVLRFTDGNTETADLVVFADGRSSIGRRLLDPDRKLRYAGYVAHRGIATSTPQPDLRDFVRLEPCPGAQFTIAPVPGGCDWTFYLGCTAAEYEQRFGATPTRRVFALPRHITPAARTHVDEHADYLLPSDHAAVVRATTTRMAVPVLDIDPPTRMVWPVGDGHAVLLGDALAPVRPHTARGANNGIEQAAGLAVALTQHYRWGADLPTALNGWQRRHLPTAVAAVRQGPVIGDKLGLGAR, from the coding sequence ATGGACTCGAACCCCGCCCTGGCCGCCCGCACTACGGGCGCCGGACTCCGCCGGCTGACCATCGCCGTGATCGGCGGCAGCCTGACCGGCCCCGTCACCGCCCTGCTGTTGCTGCGGGCCGGCTTCGACGTCATGGTCTACGAGGCCACACCGGCGTCCGCCCCGCTGGGCGGCGGGCTCATCGGCCTGGAACACACCGCCCTCGACGTGCTCGACCGCCTCGACATCCCCCAGCGCGAGTTCATCGCCTACGACTCCGAGACGATCCGGCAGGTCGCGATCCGCGACCGCCAGCCGGAACAGACCGTCCTGCGCACCTACCCCGGCCGGAACACCACCTGGACCCTGCTGCACCGCGCGTTGGCCGCCCGGGTCCCGGCGGGCGTCCTGCGCAAAGGAACGCGGGTCACCGGCCTGACCGAGGATGCCGGCCGGCCCGTCCTGCGGTTCACCGACGGGAACACCGAGACGGCCGACCTGGTCGTGTTCGCCGACGGCCGATCCTCGATCGGCCGCCGCCTCCTCGACCCGGACCGCAAACTGCGCTACGCCGGCTACGTCGCCCACCGCGGGATCGCCACCAGCACCCCACAGCCCGACCTGCGGGACTTCGTCCGGCTGGAGCCCTGCCCCGGCGCCCAGTTCACCATCGCGCCGGTGCCCGGCGGCTGCGACTGGACGTTCTACCTCGGCTGCACCGCCGCCGAGTACGAGCAGCGTTTCGGCGCGACACCCACCCGCCGGGTCTTCGCCCTGCCGCGGCACATCACCCCGGCCGCTCGTACCCACGTCGACGAGCACGCCGACTACCTGCTTCCGTCCGACCACGCGGCGGTCGTGCGGGCCACCACCACCCGCATGGCCGTGCCGGTGCTGGACATCGACCCGCCCACTCGCATGGTGTGGCCCGTCGGCGACGGGCACGCTGTCCTGCTCGGCGACGCCCTCGCCCCGGTCCGCCCACACACGGCCCGGGGCGCCAACAACGGCATCGAACAGGCCGCCGGCCTGGCCGTCGCGCTCACCCAGCACTACCGGTGGGGCGCCGACCTGCCCACCGCCCTGAACGGGTGGCAGCGCCGGCACCTGCCCACCGCGGTCGCCGCCGTACGGCAAGGGCCCGTCATCGGCGACAAGCTCGGCCTCGGCGCCCGATAG
- a CDS encoding replication-relaxation family protein, whose protein sequence is MSSRLPPRSPSSDPYLHTRRLTSRDRLLLSWLAEHYLLSTRQVAKALFPSGRSARLRLTLLHRIEAVDRFVDEAAADSTQYLYALGPLGLRLNRDAYHDPDNPAAKPPRSNRDRADRIVGSRKLRHLLGVNDFFTDLLAHARTDSRARLERWWSEQHATDAYGGAGVQPDGHGVWTVGDATVGFFLEHDNGTEPLGRVLAKLRAYERVTEFGPRYPVLFWVPSRGRERNLLDALAGTSAAMPMATAVRGTNPAGPVWTLTSDPDRRRHLHELPSDHGPYAATNPNRFVRRDLEPEPGTEPITQTPL, encoded by the coding sequence GTGTCCAGCCGTCTTCCGCCTCGCTCGCCCTCATCCGACCCGTATCTGCACACCCGTCGTCTCACTTCCCGTGACCGGCTGTTGCTGTCCTGGCTCGCCGAGCATTACCTGCTGTCCACCCGCCAGGTCGCCAAGGCACTGTTCCCCTCCGGCCGCAGCGCCCGTCTGCGGCTGACCCTGCTTCACCGCATCGAGGCCGTCGACCGGTTCGTCGACGAAGCCGCCGCCGACTCGACCCAGTACCTGTACGCGCTCGGACCGCTCGGCCTGCGGCTCAACCGCGACGCCTACCACGACCCCGACAACCCCGCCGCGAAACCACCGCGCAGCAACCGCGACCGCGCCGACCGCATCGTCGGCAGCCGCAAACTGCGCCACCTGCTCGGCGTCAACGACTTCTTCACCGACCTGCTCGCCCACGCCCGAACCGACTCGCGGGCGCGGCTGGAGCGGTGGTGGTCCGAACAGCACGCGACCGACGCCTACGGCGGCGCCGGGGTCCAGCCCGACGGCCACGGCGTCTGGACCGTCGGCGACGCCACCGTCGGGTTCTTCCTCGAGCATGACAACGGCACTGAACCCCTCGGCAGGGTGCTGGCCAAGCTACGCGCCTACGAGCGGGTGACCGAGTTCGGACCCCGGTACCCGGTCCTGTTCTGGGTTCCCAGCCGAGGACGCGAGCGCAATCTCCTCGACGCGCTCGCCGGTACGTCCGCCGCGATGCCGATGGCCACCGCCGTGCGCGGCACCAACCCCGCAGGGCCCGTCTGGACCCTGACCAGCGACCCCGACCGGCGTCGTCACCTGCACGAACTCCCCAGCGACCACGGCCCGTACGCGGCCACGAACCCGAACCGGTTCGTCCGCCGCGACCTCGAGCCCGAGCCGGGCACCGAACCGATCACCCAGACGCCCCTCTGA
- a CDS encoding type IV secretory system conjugative DNA transfer family protein, whose amino-acid sequence MVTLLFSPSPTPVGIDPGSTIPPPQATQWLLRASDWAIDRPWLLGVAAGLFCVWIAGRNLVAGWRHRYHATGARLVTVAPPPEVDAHGAAALWANLAGILTPSRRRRLLHGTPHVVWQYAWTGRQLIISLWVPGTVPNGAVEAAVRAAWPGAATTSEPAPDPIPAQTAAAVGGHLLPVAADWLPLNADHDADPLRALMAAGAQLHDGEYACVQLLARPAAPRRAGRARRAAGRLRQGKTAVPSVNLAGPLTEMIDIFLPGRSRGPAGAAPASRRDPTVERDVRAILDKTSHQLWETGIRYAVASRAHRDGTLPHHRLRGVADAVASSFAVYAGRNRLAHRTRMPRPVAVLATRRLGAGFLTSAPELAAMAGLPRDLAVPGLDRARAKSMPVPVAVPTGGRGRKVLGDAEVGGHAVALSVPDARYHTHMVGQTGSGKTTLLANLILDDIKAGRGTIVLDPHGDLVLDVLDRLPATMADRVVLFDPAQPNPPAMNPLEGDDPDLVVDNLVSIFGSIFSKAWGPRMDDVMRVSCLTLLRHANVTLQHIPPLLNSAQFRSAMTVDLDDPDGLHGFWQWYDELSPALRSQIIGPVLARLRAFLLRDFVRKTMRYPKSSFDMSKILDGGVLLVRIPKGELGEDTSRLLGSLILARVWQAATARASIPADRRKDCSIYLDEAQNFLTLAASLDTMLAEARKYRLAMTLAHQDLAQFPRELLAAVSANARNKIYFSVAPEDARVLARHTLPELDEHDLAHLDAYTAVGRLVVDGRQTAAFTMRTRPPLPVVGEATAIRQQVAKAVPAQDPSAIDALVKQHSQKPDDRRRRSGKASS is encoded by the coding sequence ATGGTCACCCTCCTGTTCTCCCCGTCGCCCACCCCCGTCGGCATCGATCCCGGCTCGACCATCCCCCCGCCGCAGGCAACCCAGTGGCTCCTGCGGGCATCGGACTGGGCCATCGACCGGCCCTGGCTGCTGGGCGTCGCCGCCGGCCTGTTCTGCGTCTGGATCGCCGGCCGCAACCTCGTCGCGGGCTGGCGCCACCGGTATCACGCCACGGGTGCCCGGCTGGTCACCGTCGCCCCGCCGCCCGAGGTCGACGCGCACGGTGCCGCCGCCCTGTGGGCGAACCTGGCCGGCATCCTCACTCCGTCCCGCCGTCGACGGCTGCTGCACGGCACCCCGCACGTTGTCTGGCAGTACGCCTGGACCGGCCGGCAGCTGATCATCTCCCTGTGGGTGCCCGGCACCGTCCCGAACGGGGCGGTCGAGGCCGCCGTCCGCGCGGCGTGGCCCGGCGCGGCCACCACCAGCGAACCCGCCCCGGACCCCATCCCGGCGCAGACGGCCGCCGCGGTGGGTGGTCACCTGCTGCCCGTGGCCGCCGACTGGCTGCCGCTGAACGCCGACCACGACGCCGACCCGCTGCGCGCCCTGATGGCCGCAGGCGCCCAGTTGCACGACGGCGAGTACGCCTGCGTGCAACTCCTCGCCCGACCAGCCGCGCCCCGCCGGGCGGGGCGGGCCCGGCGCGCCGCCGGGCGGCTGCGTCAGGGCAAGACCGCCGTCCCGTCGGTCAACCTGGCCGGGCCGCTGACCGAGATGATCGACATCTTCCTGCCCGGCCGCTCCCGCGGCCCTGCCGGCGCGGCGCCGGCCAGCCGCCGGGACCCAACGGTCGAGCGGGACGTGCGGGCGATCCTCGACAAGACCTCCCACCAGTTGTGGGAGACCGGCATCCGGTACGCGGTCGCCTCCCGTGCCCACCGCGACGGCACCCTGCCCCATCACCGGCTGCGGGGCGTCGCCGACGCGGTCGCCTCCTCGTTCGCCGTCTACGCCGGCCGTAACCGGCTCGCCCACCGAACCCGGATGCCTCGACCCGTCGCGGTCCTGGCCACCCGGCGGCTCGGCGCCGGATTCCTCACCTCGGCCCCGGAACTCGCCGCGATGGCGGGGCTGCCTCGCGACCTCGCCGTGCCCGGCCTGGACCGCGCCCGCGCCAAGTCGATGCCGGTCCCGGTCGCCGTACCGACGGGTGGCCGGGGCCGCAAGGTCCTCGGCGACGCCGAGGTCGGCGGCCACGCCGTCGCCTTGTCCGTGCCGGACGCCCGCTACCACACCCACATGGTCGGCCAGACCGGCTCCGGCAAGACCACCCTGCTCGCCAACCTGATCCTCGACGACATCAAGGCCGGCCGCGGCACCATCGTGCTCGACCCGCACGGCGACCTCGTGCTCGACGTCCTCGACCGGCTCCCCGCGACCATGGCCGACCGGGTGGTGCTGTTCGACCCCGCCCAGCCCAACCCGCCAGCGATGAACCCCCTCGAAGGCGACGACCCGGACCTCGTCGTGGACAACCTGGTCAGCATCTTCGGGTCAATCTTCTCCAAGGCGTGGGGACCCCGGATGGACGACGTGATGCGGGTGTCCTGCCTGACCCTGCTGCGGCACGCCAACGTCACCCTCCAACACATCCCGCCACTGCTCAACAGCGCCCAGTTCCGGTCGGCGATGACCGTGGACCTGGACGATCCGGACGGGCTGCACGGGTTCTGGCAGTGGTACGACGAGCTGTCCCCGGCGTTGCGCTCCCAGATCATCGGCCCCGTGTTGGCCCGACTACGCGCCTTCCTCCTGCGGGATTTCGTCCGCAAGACGATGCGCTACCCCAAGTCGAGCTTCGACATGTCGAAGATCCTCGACGGCGGGGTGCTGTTGGTGCGAATCCCGAAGGGGGAGTTGGGCGAGGACACCAGCCGGCTGCTCGGCTCGCTGATCCTGGCCCGGGTGTGGCAGGCGGCGACCGCCCGCGCCAGCATCCCCGCCGACCGGCGCAAGGACTGCTCGATCTATCTCGACGAGGCCCAGAACTTCTTGACCTTGGCCGCGAGTCTGGACACGATGCTGGCCGAGGCCCGCAAGTACCGCCTCGCGATGACCCTCGCGCACCAGGACCTCGCCCAGTTCCCCCGCGAACTCCTGGCCGCGGTCAGCGCGAACGCCCGCAACAAGATCTACTTCAGTGTGGCGCCGGAGGACGCCCGCGTGCTGGCCCGGCACACCCTGCCGGAACTCGACGAGCACGACCTGGCCCACCTCGACGCGTACACCGCGGTCGGTCGCCTGGTGGTGGACGGCCGGCAGACCGCCGCGTTCACCATGCGGACCCGCCCGCCGCTGCCGGTGGTCGGCGAGGCCACCGCGATCCGTCAGCAGGTCGCCAAGGCAGTCCCCGCCCAGGACCCCTCCGCCATCGACGCCCTGGTCAAGCAGCACAGCCAGAAACCGGACGACCGGCGCCGCAGAAGCGGCAAGGCCTCGTCGTGA